In Terriglobus sp. TAA 43, a single window of DNA contains:
- a CDS encoding PhzF family phenazine biosynthesis protein: MSNSLTLSWAQVDVFAERRYEGNPLAIFSEATGLSTEQMQALARETNLSETTFILPASPDEELQDGVRVRIFTVEEELPFAGHPTLGTASWIRENLPHFANAEEVKLKLDAGTIPVRFRVPEDDEEGIHGEMRQRDPEFGAVLARESLRNACGLAADDLHTVLQPQVVSTGLPFCILPLVSVDALQRMRVNQNELKELLAAAGAKFVYAIADAGEGKWRARMPFNGSDDPATGSAAGCCISYLVKHGAVGSGQTVVILQGQEVHRPSQLHVRASFQDGKVSEVYVAGCTVFVATGRFTHP; this comes from the coding sequence ATGTCAAACAGCCTTACACTCTCCTGGGCACAGGTGGATGTCTTTGCGGAACGGCGTTATGAAGGCAATCCGCTGGCAATCTTTTCAGAGGCAACGGGTTTGAGCACGGAGCAGATGCAAGCCTTGGCACGTGAAACCAACCTCTCAGAGACCACCTTCATCCTACCCGCCTCGCCTGACGAGGAGCTGCAAGACGGCGTGCGTGTACGCATCTTCACCGTGGAGGAGGAGTTGCCCTTCGCAGGTCATCCCACGCTGGGGACCGCGAGCTGGATCCGCGAAAATCTCCCCCACTTCGCAAATGCGGAAGAGGTAAAGCTGAAGCTGGACGCAGGAACCATCCCGGTGCGTTTTCGTGTGCCGGAGGATGACGAAGAGGGTATCCACGGCGAAATGCGTCAGCGAGATCCCGAATTTGGCGCTGTTCTGGCAAGGGAATCACTGCGTAATGCATGCGGTCTCGCCGCAGACGACCTCCACACGGTGCTGCAGCCTCAAGTGGTCAGTACCGGTCTTCCGTTCTGCATCCTGCCGCTCGTGTCGGTCGATGCATTGCAGCGTATGCGCGTGAATCAGAACGAATTGAAAGAGCTTCTAGCCGCCGCCGGGGCGAAGTTCGTCTATGCCATTGCCGATGCCGGTGAAGGCAAATGGCGCGCGCGCATGCCATTCAACGGCAGTGATGATCCCGCCACAGGTTCAGCCGCCGGCTGCTGCATCAGCTACCTGGTGAAGCATGGAGCCGTGGGCAGCGGTCAGACAGTTGTGATTCTGCAGGGACAGGAAGTGCATCGGCCGTCGCAGCTGCATGTCCGAGCCTCGTTCCAAGATGGGAAGGTGAGCGAAGTGTACGTCGCAGGCTGCACCGTCTTTGTTGCAACGGGACGGTTTACACACCCGTAA
- a CDS encoding response regulator transcription factor produces MRPKKIILCVDDNEQTLSVRKFLLETKGYRVLAATSGHEALEIVEKYAPGELSLLITDLLMPQMDGVELVRRMREAQPGLPSLMVSGTVTGYERGVGADMFLPKGACSPVELLERVRVLVARKRGPKKGSHRVPVLPQIAAQQAA; encoded by the coding sequence ATGCGCCCCAAGAAGATCATCCTCTGCGTCGACGACAACGAACAGACCCTCTCCGTCCGCAAATTCCTGCTGGAAACCAAGGGATACCGCGTCCTGGCCGCAACCAGTGGCCATGAAGCCCTGGAAATTGTGGAGAAGTACGCGCCGGGTGAACTGTCGCTGCTGATCACGGATCTGCTGATGCCACAGATGGATGGTGTGGAGCTGGTCCGCCGCATGCGCGAAGCACAGCCCGGTCTGCCGTCGTTAATGGTCAGCGGGACCGTAACGGGCTACGAACGCGGCGTGGGCGCGGACATGTTCCTTCCGAAGGGCGCATGCTCGCCGGTGGAACTGCTGGAGCGTGTGCGGGTTCTGGTGGCCCGCAAGCGTGGTCCTAAGAAGGGTTCGCACCGCGTGCCGGTCCTGCCGCAGATCGCTGCGCAGCAGGCTGCTTAA
- the recG gene encoding ATP-dependent DNA helicase RecG, producing MMTLATPVQLIKGVGPRNAEALKKRGVETVEDVLYHLPFRYENRLDPKPLSALKAGEMASVIGEVRGSTVLRARSMPIFEMTVGQGTGTLKAMWFRGQYLQDKFKPGQMVALYGKLESSRSTAGQFKMIQPQFEMLPGPDEPQDAVMLEVGRIVPVYESLGGTTAWGAKLGSRWMRQVVWRLLEDLAQGPELLDPLPRSMRKRLGMPTRLDALREAHFPPAGTSMADLQGFHTAAHARLIFEELFYLELGLELKRKRMRERAGIAFVADERVRNAIKEVLPFRPTGAQKRVLGEIVEDMRLPQPMRRLLQGDVGSGKTIVAMEAALVAIENGYQAAMMAPTEILATQHYLSAKKLLKRASREYKVTLLTGSLDDAEKRRARRRVASGEAELIIGTQALIQQKVDFANLGLVIVDEQHRFGVRQRFTLMKKDESADPDVLVMTATPIPRTLALTIYGDLEVSVIDELPPGRTPVVTRRVSEERALEVWDFVRKQITLGRQAYVVYPVIEGSKDDQPELDFPSDEQAGESASQNASSKVAKKTTAKKSAAKKSAKKSAKAEELFEKPSLRSAVEMFEELRYGPLHGLRLGLLHGRLSADDKEIVMAQFKRGDIDVLISTTVIEVGVDVPNASVMVIEHAERFGLSQMHQLRGRVGRGAAKSYCVLMTGARVSPEAEQRLDAMVTTDNGFELAELDLAQRGPGEFFGTKQAGLPDFRVANIVRDRRLLEIAKKEASDFAEVQLKDVSDEERALVRQQLKQHWQRRYGLVEA from the coding sequence ATGATGACTCTCGCCACGCCTGTTCAGCTGATCAAAGGCGTGGGCCCGCGCAATGCGGAGGCGCTGAAAAAACGCGGCGTGGAGACAGTGGAAGATGTGCTGTATCACCTGCCCTTTCGCTATGAGAATCGACTCGATCCGAAGCCGCTGAGCGCGCTAAAAGCTGGTGAAATGGCCAGCGTGATTGGTGAAGTGCGTGGGTCTACCGTGCTACGCGCTCGCTCCATGCCCATCTTTGAAATGACCGTGGGGCAAGGCACCGGGACGCTGAAGGCCATGTGGTTTCGCGGACAATATCTGCAGGACAAGTTCAAGCCCGGCCAGATGGTGGCGCTGTACGGCAAGCTGGAGTCGTCGCGCTCCACTGCGGGCCAGTTCAAGATGATTCAGCCGCAGTTTGAAATGCTGCCCGGACCAGACGAACCGCAGGACGCCGTGATGCTGGAGGTGGGTCGCATTGTGCCCGTCTATGAATCGCTGGGTGGCACGACCGCGTGGGGCGCGAAGCTGGGTTCGCGATGGATGCGACAGGTGGTGTGGCGACTGCTGGAAGACCTGGCGCAAGGGCCAGAGCTGCTGGACCCGTTGCCGCGCTCGATGCGGAAGCGGCTCGGCATGCCAACGCGTCTGGATGCGTTGCGCGAGGCGCATTTCCCTCCTGCGGGCACGTCCATGGCCGATCTGCAGGGCTTTCACACAGCTGCACACGCAAGGTTGATCTTTGAAGAGCTCTTCTACCTTGAGCTGGGCCTGGAGCTGAAACGCAAACGCATGCGCGAACGCGCGGGCATTGCGTTTGTTGCGGATGAACGCGTGCGCAATGCCATTAAGGAAGTGCTTCCCTTCCGCCCCACCGGTGCGCAGAAGCGCGTGTTAGGCGAGATTGTGGAAGACATGCGTTTGCCGCAGCCGATGCGTCGCCTGCTGCAGGGTGATGTGGGCAGCGGCAAGACGATTGTTGCGATGGAAGCCGCTCTGGTTGCCATTGAAAATGGATACCAGGCCGCGATGATGGCGCCGACGGAAATCCTTGCCACGCAGCATTATCTTTCTGCGAAGAAGCTGCTGAAACGTGCCTCGCGCGAGTACAAGGTCACGTTGTTAACCGGTTCACTGGACGATGCAGAGAAACGTCGCGCGCGCCGCCGCGTGGCCAGTGGCGAAGCCGAACTGATCATCGGCACACAGGCGCTGATTCAGCAGAAGGTGGACTTCGCGAATCTTGGCCTTGTGATTGTGGATGAACAACATCGCTTTGGTGTGCGTCAGCGATTCACCCTGATGAAGAAGGACGAAAGCGCCGATCCTGATGTGCTGGTCATGACCGCCACACCGATTCCGCGCACGCTGGCGTTGACCATTTATGGCGATCTGGAAGTGAGCGTTATCGATGAATTGCCGCCGGGCAGGACGCCTGTGGTGACGCGTCGGGTGAGCGAAGAACGCGCGCTGGAAGTTTGGGATTTTGTTCGGAAACAGATCACGCTGGGGCGACAGGCGTACGTTGTGTATCCCGTGATTGAAGGCTCAAAAGACGATCAGCCGGAACTGGATTTCCCCAGTGACGAACAAGCTGGCGAATCAGCGAGTCAAAATGCCAGCAGCAAAGTAGCGAAGAAAACCACGGCTAAGAAAAGTGCTGCTAAGAAGAGCGCAAAAAAATCCGCGAAGGCAGAAGAGTTGTTTGAAAAGCCCTCTTTGCGATCCGCGGTGGAGATGTTTGAAGAGCTTCGCTATGGGCCGTTGCATGGACTGCGTCTTGGACTGCTGCACGGGCGTTTGAGTGCGGATGACAAAGAAATTGTGATGGCGCAGTTCAAGCGCGGCGATATTGATGTGCTGATCTCTACCACCGTGATTGAAGTGGGTGTGGATGTGCCGAATGCTTCCGTGATGGTGATTGAGCATGCGGAGCGCTTTGGGCTGTCGCAGATGCACCAGCTACGTGGTCGTGTGGGACGTGGCGCTGCGAAGAGTTATTGCGTGTTGATGACCGGAGCGCGCGTGTCGCCGGAAGCGGAGCAACGCCTTGACGCGATGGTGACCACGGACAACGGCTTTGAACTTGCGGAACTTGATCTGGCGCAGCGTGGTCCAGGCGAGTTCTTCGGAACAAAGCAGGCTGGGCTGCCGGACTTCCGTGTGGCGAACATTGTGCGTGATCGACGTCTGTTGGAAATCGCAAAGAAGGAAGCTTCCGACTTTGCGGAAGTGCAACTGAAAGACGTCAGCGATGAAGAACGCGCGCTGGTAAGGCAACAGTTGAAACAGCACTGGCAACGTCGTTACGGGCTGGTGGAAGCCTAG
- a CDS encoding 4-oxalocrotonate tautomerase family protein, with the protein MPIINIQMLGSATKEQKAQIVEEITNTMVNILGKNPQNTHIIFNEKSTEDWGHAGELVANRKK; encoded by the coding sequence ATGCCAATCATCAATATCCAGATGCTGGGAAGCGCTACCAAAGAGCAGAAGGCACAGATCGTAGAGGAGATCACCAACACCATGGTGAACATCCTGGGCAAGAACCCGCAGAACACCCACATCATCTTCAACGAAAAGAGCACGGAAGACTGGGGCCACGCGGGCGAGCTCGTCGCGAACCGGAAGAAGTAA
- a CDS encoding ABC transporter ATP-binding protein, whose translation MPTVQLNNIRKVYDTKVAVEGLTLTIEPGQMFGLLGPNGSGKTSSIRMMIGITVPDSGTVELFNKPFDRKSLERVGYLPEERGLYKKMNVLEQIIFMGQLRGLSATEAERRGKAWAERLQITEALPKKTEELSKGMQQKIQFITTLIHEPDLIIMDEPFSGLDPVNGALLQDTLLELRNAGKAILFSTHRMDQVEKMCDAIAIIYRGKLVLEGTMREIKQEYPRNRVDVVFEGDDSFLNNPEAEEVNRYGNGVASLKLRGHQPDAQPLLAEAVARGTRITRFEVKEPTLEEIFIERVGGNTNA comes from the coding sequence ATGCCTACCGTTCAACTCAATAACATCCGCAAGGTCTATGACACGAAGGTCGCTGTCGAAGGCCTCACACTGACCATTGAGCCGGGCCAGATGTTCGGCCTCCTGGGCCCGAATGGCAGCGGCAAAACATCGTCCATCCGCATGATGATCGGCATCACCGTCCCCGACAGCGGAACCGTCGAGCTGTTCAACAAGCCCTTTGATCGTAAGAGTCTGGAGCGAGTCGGCTATCTGCCGGAAGAGCGCGGTCTGTACAAGAAGATGAACGTACTTGAGCAGATCATCTTCATGGGGCAGTTACGCGGCCTGAGCGCAACAGAAGCTGAGAGGCGCGGCAAGGCATGGGCCGAGCGGCTGCAGATCACTGAGGCACTGCCCAAGAAGACAGAAGAGCTGTCGAAGGGCATGCAGCAGAAGATCCAGTTCATCACCACGCTCATCCACGAACCGGACCTCATCATCATGGACGAGCCGTTCAGCGGCCTCGATCCGGTGAACGGCGCGCTGCTGCAGGACACGCTGCTGGAACTGCGCAACGCGGGCAAAGCAATCCTGTTCTCCACGCACCGCATGGACCAGGTGGAAAAGATGTGCGACGCCATCGCCATCATCTATCGTGGCAAGCTGGTGCTGGAAGGCACCATGCGCGAAATCAAGCAGGAGTATCCGCGCAACCGCGTCGACGTAGTCTTTGAAGGCGACGACAGCTTCCTGAACAATCCTGAAGCGGAAGAAGTCAATCGGTACGGCAACGGCGTGGCATCGTTGAAGCTTCGCGGCCACCAGCCGGATGCTCAGCCGCTGTTGGCGGAAGCTGTTGCACGCGGCACGCGCATCACGCGTTTTGAAGTGAAGGAACCCACGCTGGAAGAGATCTTCATTGAGCGTGTGGGAGGCAACACCAATGCATAA
- a CDS encoding ABC transporter permease, with amino-acid sequence MHNIFLIARREYLERVRTKGFMIATILIPLLMGGGIAASILIAKHTKSSSHIVIVSPDLALATDVQQQLDDDTDHNMQLNVIAPPTVNTRSTLLRELKAKDIDGYLWITPATVQGQKPSIEYKQGSSADLATRNTVRDALGKVFTRERLMKQGMSSSDVKTLMAPIDMSSSNEQQDDTGANFAGAYVLFFLMYMVIMLYGMNVARSIIEEKTSRVFEVMLATVKPGEMMAGKVIGVGSVGLTQVSIWMLAAVILTATPLMAHMLGGGTHISISAEQVGFFIIYFLLGYLLYSAMAAALGAMTNSEQELQQLNMFLVMPLAACMISLPLVLNAPQNLWSRVLSLVPFFSPLLMYMRISVSPVPWYEIAASIVLMSMTIYAVLWIASRIYRVGILMYGKKPNLPEILRWLKYS; translated from the coding sequence ATGCATAACATTTTCCTCATCGCCCGCCGCGAATACCTGGAACGTGTGCGCACCAAGGGATTCATGATCGCCACAATTCTGATTCCGCTGCTGATGGGCGGCGGTATTGCGGCGTCAATCCTCATCGCAAAGCACACCAAGTCGTCATCGCACATCGTCATCGTGTCGCCAGACCTGGCGCTCGCAACCGATGTCCAGCAACAGTTGGACGACGATACCGATCACAACATGCAACTCAACGTCATCGCGCCTCCCACTGTGAACACGCGGTCTACACTACTGCGCGAGTTGAAGGCGAAGGACATTGACGGCTACCTGTGGATCACTCCCGCAACGGTGCAGGGACAGAAGCCGTCGATTGAGTACAAGCAGGGATCGTCTGCAGACTTGGCCACGCGCAACACCGTACGCGATGCACTGGGCAAAGTTTTCACGCGCGAACGATTAATGAAGCAGGGCATGAGCTCTTCCGATGTGAAGACGTTGATGGCGCCCATCGACATGAGTTCTTCCAATGAACAACAGGACGATACTGGCGCGAACTTCGCCGGTGCGTACGTGCTCTTCTTCCTCATGTACATGGTCATCATGCTCTACGGCATGAACGTGGCGCGGTCCATCATCGAAGAAAAAACATCACGCGTATTTGAAGTGATGCTGGCCACCGTAAAGCCGGGCGAAATGATGGCGGGCAAGGTTATCGGCGTTGGCTCTGTGGGACTCACGCAGGTTTCGATTTGGATGCTCGCAGCCGTCATCCTCACGGCCACACCACTCATGGCTCACATGCTCGGCGGTGGCACACACATCTCCATCTCCGCGGAGCAGGTGGGCTTCTTTATCATCTACTTCCTGCTTGGCTATCTGTTGTATTCGGCAATGGCGGCTGCTCTGGGCGCCATGACGAATTCTGAGCAGGAGCTGCAGCAGTTGAACATGTTCCTGGTCATGCCGCTGGCCGCATGCATGATTTCGCTGCCGCTGGTGCTGAACGCCCCGCAGAATCTCTGGTCGCGTGTTTTGTCGCTGGTGCCGTTCTTCTCACCGCTGCTCATGTACATGCGAATCTCGGTTTCGCCGGTGCCATGGTATGAGATTGCCGCGTCCATCGTCCTGATGTCGATGACGATCTATGCAGTGCTGTGGATCGCCAGCCGCATCTATCGCGTTGGCATCCTCATGTACGGCAAGAAGCCAAACCTGCCTGAAATTCTGCGCTGGTTGAAGTACAGCTAG
- a CDS encoding MBL fold metallo-hydrolase — translation MAFLKPAETKDGIYLNPIPTEVGAMKHLPQMLRRLLTGKEERVPRKPLGPFRTDVYTFDRPSVSGLRVTWLGHSSLLMEIDGTTVLTDPVFSLRTSMVQWFGPKRFFAPPLTIAELPKLDAVLLTHDHYDHLDKSAVLQLQERTPLFVCSIGVGGLLRKWGIPDHKIHEMQWMDSFTVPSRSKTPLTLTALPARHFSGRGLKRFETLWSSFVLKTEHHNLYHGADSGYWPGYREIGETYGPFDLATLEIGAFDPLWDQIHLGPDNAVKAAVDLRAKVLMPIHWGLFSLAFHSWYQPPERVTKLAAEAGLPLWMPEPGAPTEFAGEARNSLWWRRYCSAVPSAHEHADEAASNVAIRV, via the coding sequence ATGGCATTTTTGAAACCCGCCGAGACCAAAGACGGCATCTACCTGAACCCGATTCCCACGGAAGTGGGCGCGATGAAGCATCTCCCGCAGATGTTGCGGCGACTGCTGACCGGCAAGGAAGAACGCGTTCCCAGAAAGCCCCTGGGGCCGTTCCGCACAGACGTGTATACCTTTGACCGGCCGTCGGTATCCGGCCTTCGCGTGACGTGGCTGGGACACTCGTCCCTGCTGATGGAAATCGATGGCACCACGGTGCTGACCGACCCCGTCTTTTCGCTGCGCACGTCCATGGTGCAGTGGTTCGGACCAAAGCGATTCTTCGCTCCGCCGTTGACCATTGCGGAGCTGCCAAAGCTCGACGCCGTTCTGCTGACCCACGACCACTACGACCACCTGGATAAGAGTGCTGTGCTGCAGTTACAGGAACGCACACCCCTGTTTGTTTGTTCCATTGGCGTGGGCGGATTGCTGCGGAAGTGGGGCATTCCTGACCACAAAATTCATGAAATGCAATGGATGGACAGCTTCACCGTTCCTTCCAGATCGAAAACACCGCTCACGCTGACGGCACTGCCGGCACGCCACTTCTCCGGACGCGGACTGAAACGCTTTGAGACGCTATGGTCGTCTTTTGTACTGAAGACGGAACACCACAACCTGTATCACGGCGCAGATTCGGGGTACTGGCCCGGCTATCGCGAGATTGGTGAGACCTATGGCCCGTTTGATCTGGCCACGCTGGAAATCGGCGCGTTTGATCCGCTGTGGGATCAGATTCATCTTGGCCCGGACAACGCGGTGAAGGCAGCCGTGGACCTGCGTGCGAAGGTACTGATGCCGATTCACTGGGGCCTGTTCAGCCTGGCCTTCCATTCTTGGTACCAGCCGCCGGAACGGGTTACCAAGCTGGCCGCGGAAGCCGGACTTCCCTTGTGGATGCCGGAACCGGGTGCTCCTACGGAGTTTGCGGGTGAGGCACGCAATTCACTTTGGTGGCGACGGTATTGCTCTGCCGTGCCCAGCGCCCATGAACATGCGGACGAGGCGGCAAGCAACGTCGCTATTCGGGTGTAA
- a CDS encoding ABC transporter permease — translation MHWSEALKLALQSLWVNKLRTVLTLLGVVIGVAAVITVVTLVNGANAYVDQKLNTYGSDVFTLGKQPGLITSYAEFQKYNRRRNISLDDYRYVHDNCQRCKEVGAAYSTNSNSVKYANETGTGVSIRGWTPNMPDINNINIVQGRMFTSVEDERATPVCIVGSDIQENLLKGEDPVGKVITVDGMPYTIIGLGEKQGKTLGASQDNYVILPITTMQRIYSSHYSNTIYVKGPGSGPVLEETAEEVRTLMRSIRHDRLGEEDSFSLELNNSFLALVHTVTSLFGAIAIPVAAISLIVGGIVIMNIMLVSVTERTREIGIRKALGAKRRDVLLQFVIESGLMATAGGILGVMTGVAIGFAISTVAGFPMSVAWWSVIVGLLVSTSVGIFFGVYPARKAAMLDPITALRAD, via the coding sequence ATGCATTGGTCTGAGGCGCTGAAACTGGCGCTGCAATCGTTGTGGGTAAACAAGCTGCGCACAGTGCTCACGCTCCTGGGCGTGGTCATTGGCGTGGCTGCCGTTATCACCGTCGTCACGCTGGTAAACGGCGCGAACGCCTATGTCGATCAGAAGCTGAACACCTACGGTTCTGACGTGTTCACGCTGGGCAAACAGCCCGGATTGATCACCAGCTACGCGGAGTTTCAGAAGTACAACCGTCGCCGCAATATCTCTCTCGACGACTATCGTTACGTTCACGACAACTGCCAGCGTTGCAAGGAAGTCGGCGCAGCGTATTCCACCAATTCCAACTCGGTGAAGTACGCCAATGAAACCGGCACCGGTGTCTCCATTCGCGGATGGACGCCGAACATGCCGGACATTAACAACATCAACATTGTGCAGGGCCGCATGTTCACCTCCGTTGAGGATGAACGTGCCACTCCGGTCTGCATCGTGGGCAGTGACATCCAGGAGAACCTGCTCAAGGGCGAAGATCCCGTCGGCAAGGTCATCACCGTAGACGGCATGCCGTACACCATCATCGGCCTGGGTGAAAAGCAGGGAAAGACGCTCGGCGCAAGCCAGGACAACTACGTCATCCTGCCCATCACCACCATGCAGCGCATTTACAGTTCGCATTACAGCAACACGATTTATGTGAAGGGCCCCGGCTCCGGTCCTGTGCTGGAAGAGACAGCGGAAGAAGTGCGTACGCTGATGCGCTCCATCCGTCACGATCGTCTCGGCGAAGAAGACAGCTTCTCGCTGGAGTTAAACAACTCGTTCCTCGCGCTGGTACATACGGTGACATCGCTCTTCGGCGCCATCGCAATTCCTGTTGCGGCGATCTCGCTGATCGTCGGTGGCATCGTCATCATGAACATCATGCTCGTGAGCGTGACGGAGCGTACGCGTGAAATCGGCATACGCAAAGCGCTGGGAGCGAAGCGCCGCGACGTGCTGCTGCAATTCGTGATTGAGAGCGGCCTCATGGCTACCGCGGGTGGCATCCTCGGCGTGATGACTGGTGTGGCGATTGGATTTGCCATCTCCACGGTGGCTGGCTTCCCCATGAGCGTTGCGTGGTGGAGTGTTATCGTGGGCCTCCTTGTCAGCACCAGCGTCGGCATCTTCTTCGGTGTGTATCCCGCTCGCAAAGCGGCCATGCTCGATCCCATTACGGCTCTGAGGGCGGACTAA
- a CDS encoding ABC transporter permease: protein MTLADVKETISISLDQLRANKLRSGLTVLGIVIGVLTVIIMSSVINGLNGQVNGIISQLGSNTLFVFRFEVFGKRPTLEELARKQLTYEDMMSLQDLPHVVAADAGLRYADFTFGGGGGMASAKAGTHKQDSVGLAGENFTSPEVNDWHIDRGRFFTQDEQTRAAKVVLLGHDTAEELFPGESPLGKEVTIPGLTATVIGTLEAVKGLTPGKNPNDSYVYMPLTTFHNLHPEVLDYWISVKYDDGKNRSLVEEEIRERLRIRRKVTVDKDDNFVIFGSDSLSRLWAQLTDGLFLLMFALSSVGLMVGGVGVMNIMLVSVTERTREIGVRKAIGATKRTILLQFTLEAMVLCAVGGLIGISLGSLIALGMGVVLPSVLSSAWVIAAFTVSIAIGLVFGIYPAWKAANLNPIEALRYE, encoded by the coding sequence ATGACACTTGCAGACGTCAAAGAGACCATCTCCATCTCGCTCGATCAGTTGCGCGCCAACAAGCTGCGCAGCGGCCTCACCGTGCTCGGCATCGTCATCGGTGTGCTCACCGTCATCATCATGTCGTCCGTGATCAACGGGCTCAACGGCCAGGTGAACGGCATCATCTCGCAGCTTGGATCGAACACACTGTTTGTCTTCCGTTTTGAAGTCTTCGGCAAACGCCCCACGTTGGAAGAACTAGCGCGCAAACAGCTCACGTATGAGGACATGATGAGCCTGCAGGATCTGCCGCACGTCGTTGCTGCAGATGCGGGTCTTCGTTACGCCGACTTTACGTTTGGCGGCGGTGGTGGCATGGCTTCCGCCAAAGCGGGCACGCACAAACAGGACAGCGTCGGACTCGCCGGAGAGAATTTCACCTCGCCTGAAGTCAACGATTGGCACATCGATCGCGGTCGTTTCTTCACGCAGGACGAACAGACCCGAGCGGCCAAAGTTGTCCTGCTGGGGCATGACACGGCAGAGGAGTTATTCCCGGGTGAAAGCCCCCTCGGCAAGGAAGTCACGATTCCCGGTTTGACCGCAACGGTGATCGGTACGCTCGAAGCGGTGAAGGGGCTCACGCCGGGCAAAAATCCCAACGACAGCTACGTCTACATGCCGTTGACCACGTTCCACAATCTCCACCCGGAGGTGTTGGATTACTGGATATCGGTGAAGTACGACGATGGAAAAAACCGCTCGCTGGTAGAAGAAGAGATTCGCGAACGTCTCCGCATCCGTCGCAAAGTCACCGTCGATAAAGACGACAACTTTGTCATCTTCGGATCAGATTCGCTCTCCCGCCTGTGGGCGCAACTCACGGACGGATTGTTCCTGCTGATGTTTGCTCTCTCCAGCGTGGGCCTGATGGTGGGCGGCGTCGGTGTCATGAACATCATGCTGGTGTCCGTGACAGAACGAACGCGCGAGATCGGCGTGCGCAAAGCGATCGGCGCAACCAAGCGAACCATCCTGTTGCAATTCACGTTGGAAGCAATGGTGCTGTGCGCCGTCGGTGGATTGATTGGCATCTCGCTCGGCTCCCTGATTGCGCTTGGGATGGGAGTGGTGCTGCCGTCAGTGCTGTCCAGCGCATGGGTGATCGCAGCGTTCACAGTTTCCATCGCGATTGGACTCGTCTTCGGTATCTATCCCGCTTGGAAGGCCGCAAATCTCAATCCCATCGAAGCCTTGCGCTACGAGTAA